TGCCAACAACTTGTTTAGCTGCCCTGTCAATGTCCTATGAACAAGCAAATGTCGCTTTTAGCCGTTACGAAATCGCAAGGTCGCACCAATACTTGATTTTATACACATTTCGACAACTAATATTCTATAttctgtattttttttttttaaataaaaaaaatgatcGTCCTGAACAAATGAATTTAATAGGCTTTAGGTGGGGATAACCACTCCTTACCAAAACAAAAGATTGCCATGTCGACCAAACTAGAGATATTACGATAGAAAATCATTGTTGTACTCAATGTCAAATTGTCAACCCTTTCAATGATTATTATCACATAACGGGGCACCAAATATTGGAACTAATACCCAGCTCACCCTTGTTATCATCCTCCTTTTCCTATTTTAACAAGAAAGGAAATGATCAAAACTAGGTTGTTAACAACATTATAAACTATATTAATTGAAGGAACTTAGTTGCGGATGAGTCGAACTTTCTCTTCTCTTTGAAGTAAATAATACTATTAATATCCCTCTGGTTTCTAGAGGTTTTTCAATATCACTGTTTTTTAGAATTTAGAATTAAAAAGCAACCATTGTAGTTCTTTTTGACAAACCAAAAAGTTGCAAAGACATTTTGACTGCATCACATAATGTTTTCCGTTTCAAAAGGCTTCTGACAACACAATTATCACAAAAACTTTTTTCCGGAGAGAAGTattgaaaaggttaaaaaagGACTGACCAAAATGAATGAAAAGAAAACAAGAGTCCAATTGTTAGCCGCGACATCTCTTGATGACACTTGTCGTCAGCTCTGGTCCAAAAGTAACCTTAAATGCAAAGAAAGCCGGTACATTCATCAAATTGTTCATTTTTGCCCTTGTTCATTACATATTATATAAATTCAGAAGAGACCTTTCATTTATCTTTACTCCATCAGCGCCAGCAGTTGGTTCTTGTCTTTCAACCTTCGAGGAGCAGTTAGAGGGTGCAAAAACAGTTTATGTATAAATCAGCGTGCTCAACTATATAATTGGTTGTACAGCTAGTGGTTTTTAGATATAATTTTACTGAAACCTATGAGTACACGTCTATACATATTTTCGTCCCCAACTCAGGGTACCATAAAAAGGTCCATATTTTTCTCGTTCtctcaaaatgaaaaaaaaaggtGGGTGAAAGTGTGCAAAGCATCCTGGGATAATGTAAAATGACTAGGCACTGTCATTTGAGATTGAGTAACGTACAACAATTAGATAATAATGATCTCCTAATCAATCGGCATCCAATGGAATTACTGGAAGAGAATGAAATAATGGACATATTACCAAAAAAAAGTTGACATCGTAAATCTGATAGAAGTTATAGCACAAGAGCAAAACATAATTCAACAATTTAAACAGTGCAATGTACATATGACACCGAGTAAATTATGCCTCTAGTTACCAACTCATTGACTTTTTATGTATACATGTTAGTTGTTCCCTCATTAAATTTTCAAGCAAGACTTGATCCTTCGTGTATCTTTAAGCTATCCCAGCACTACCTGAGCATATCAAGAAATTAGTAATTGCTTCTAGAAACCCATGAAAAGTTGATAAAACAAGTCAGAGGGAGAAAGCATACGGAGCTTAACTATTTAGAATTTTCTGGTCGACCAAGTGCACCTGCCTCTATTTTGATTTGTTTCCAACAGAAGTCGGTTCCAAGAAATTCATGCTTTTGCGACATCTTGAATGTGCTGTGAATGGCTTTTGCCTGGAGGAATAAAAATAAGGTCCTCCCAGCCAGAATGTCTCTGACTTATCTGCCACGGGAAATACAGAGAAGCTAAGAGAAGTAAACGACAAGGGAGGGGAGGAGGGTACCATGTTAGAATGGTGTTGTTTTTGCTTTAACAAAGGATAGAATAAAAAATCTTTAAGATTTTAACTCACAGAATATTTCATCTATAGACCAtttgaaatttaaattttgagGATCAGCTTCATCCCTTATAATTTACCCCTCCTGCACGTGTGTCCCTTTCCCCAGAACCATATTGGCCCAGTACCAAACTCAACATAAACTTAAAACAATCAAACAATAAGAAAGAGCATAAAGATTGAGAAATGATGCCTGTGTTTTTATTCTCCAATTCTTCCTTACAATTTCCAGCAAGGAACAAATTTAACAATGTGCAAACATCTTTTGACAGTATAGACTGCAGCATTTAATTTTTGGTATTATCTTCATTTCTTCAGAAAAGAATGGGAGGGGGGTTGAAGCTGGTAGATTAGTCATGTATTCTGGTAGATTAGTCATGTTACTTTCTTTTTCTGAAATCAATAATTATCATATTGGTTCCCCAACAAGTTTCTGGGGGAGACGTAATTGATTGATCAATATGACATCAATTATCTGAACTCAATGGTGCGAAAGTTCATCATTACAAGGTGTGTAGTGCGAGAACAAATGTTATTGGTGCAAACAGAAGCAAGGAGACAAATAATTCAAAGTATAATAAaccttttaaaatattaaatcctaacaacatataaaaTGTCCAAGCACCTACCTCCATTTTTTTAAGGACGTCTTCCAAACTCCCCACCTGTTAATGAGGAAAAAGAATACTAGTAGTTAATGTTAGCTGCTATAGTGCCTTGTTAATTAACAATGGCAGATCAAACAACAAAAAACTTGACGAATGCAGAAAAGCCAGCAAACATAGGCCTTTCATGGACAAGCCTGAGATAGTAAGTCCAATAGGAATCTTTAGAAAAGAACAGGAACACTGTTCTTTTGATAGCTTAGTTACATAGAGAGGATTTTTAAACAGCACAATGTTAATGTCCTTCGCATTCATCAAACCTCTTTCAGGGTTATTAGCTCCATTTCCTTCTCATAACTGATGTAGGAGATTTTATATTAACGTTATAAATAACTAGGGAAACGTAGCTCTATATTTCAAGTAACTACTTTAAAAATAGGACTTTCAACTGTTAATCCTCTCCATTGCATGCTAAATTTAATATGTTATGCTCTCCAAATGGAACTTGTTGCATGTGAACTCAAATTTAAAAATCCTCTCCACACCTTTAGTTTGGAAAGAATTTTCCAGCAATTTTACTTCTACCAGCATGCCTCAAACGAAAAAAGTGAAAGACATTATGGAAGCaacataccccccccccccccccaaaaaaaaaccccccaaaaaaaacaaaagaaaaagaacacaCTTATGGAAGTGAACAGTGCAGGGAATGAAACAAACTATGCATAATTATTAAAAAAGCATCTTTGGAGATTCAGACAATGCTAAGCTTGATAAAAGAAAGATTATGCCAATAAAATTTACTCCAAGAAACTTATTTAAAAATCTCAAAGACATTCTACATTCACCTTTTACAATTTTTGAACATTCTAAAACTATCTGCATGCCCTATTGGAAAGCAAATAGAAAGAGTGATTATGATACCATAATGTGCTGAGAAGCACCTCCTCTAGATGCCCTTGACGATAATTCCTTTTCTATATCTTCCTGTATACCAACAAATGAATTCAATTGATAACCATCATGaaatttttttatatcttctgaCTGTACAAGATATAATTACATTCTACATTTCAAGATGCTAAACCAACATACCTTTCGAAAGTATATTGGACAGTATCGCCTGTTTCTTTTTTTCACAACTAGGAGGTCAGACTGCAGGAGATAAAAAAATCTAAAGAATTAAGTGGAGTTTAACCATATTCAGTACAGTCCTCCCTCAATATATAAATTTTCCATAAGAAACTTTGCAGTGAGTGAAGTTCGTAATTCTAAAAAATACACAGGCTGAGTATATAATTCTCATAGGTTTTCTAGCATATAGTTGGCAAAGAAGTTTATATGGTACCTGGAAAACAGGGACTCCATCAAATCCAGTCTTTACATCAGAAGCTTTTAACTGTCACAGTAAAAAGTCAATGTTAAAATGAACAGATTTATTAAGCACACATTAAAATGAACATGTTTATGAAAAAGAGATTTTTTCCTTGTTAAGAGGAGGAGAAGGAGACAGAGATCAGGTGGCAGTGGACGTGAAGCCATTAGTAATCTATGCATCGCTAGAATCAAAATCTGCTAGGCTAGCGAGCAAGAGCCTACGTACAAGGCATGTCAGTAACCCGAGTTCATATCTTGGGAGGACCTCCAttttggaaatcttaagtttatcagcaaaaaaaaaaaaggcaagggCAGGTCAGTGACATTCAGAATTGGTGGGCTGCAATCAATTTTACTGCATCTGTTCATTAGTCAAAACTACATGCCAGCGTACTTTCACTTAAAATTATTACATGTAGATGAATATATAGTATAACTTCACTTGCACAACCGGAACAGGAACCCTATGCAATACTACTGAATTCAGAGAAAACTACAAGGATCCCAGACCCAAAATTTAAGTAAGACCAATGAGGATAACAACCTCTATTGCATTCTGAACTTGAACAGGATCTGGCAAAAATCGAAATGCGATTCCTTCAACCTTCAACATATAAACCTGCAAGTTGACACAGAACCAAGTAGGTGTAACCAATCAAAATATGATACTAGTGTCTAGTAACACCTCTAAGAAATggaaaaacaaaataagaaaTTCTTGGACATACAGATAACTGCAACTAGTTGCAATAGATTACTTAATGTAACTGGACCTGTTAAGTAGAGATTAAAAATGTCTTCCATTCATAAATTAGGCTTCAATTTTTCCTTTTTAGTTTAATAACTGAAGAAGAGATATTAAATGGGCCTAATCATAAGTCTGAGGCACAAAAAAGTGTATGATATGATCTTTTTCCCTTATGAATACAAGATATGAAATGTCTGACAATGCAAACGCCTTATCTTAAAGATGTAAAAATGTGAACAAATCACTAAACAGAAAGGTAAAGGGAAATGGCTCAATGAAATTGTTAACCCTGTGGAGGCCAGGTAATCTAACTGAGCCTTGACTCAAGGGACACCTTTGAAAATTTTTGCCTATTGCAAAATAGGATGCAGGGTCTGTTTTGACTCAATCAATCAGCTATATGTCAATCCCAAACAAGTTAGGATCGGTATCTATATTCGAATCCGATTCTTTTTTGACtaatacacaatttaaaaaccaTCAAATTTTGTACCCATTCTTGCAAGAAGAAAATCTCAAATAAGCACAGAACAAGATTCAATATATACATATAACTATATCATCACTTTCACCAATCAATCTTGATGAGCACTAGACACAAATATTTGTTCATCACTAATACCATACATATTACCACATTCTCAGAGTCCTCATATTTTGCTAAAGTTCAAACTTTACACAATAAAAAGGCATTCTCTATAAAGTAATCCACGCATAAAGTATGCTATCTTTGTCTATTGAACCTACGAACTTGTAAAAAGTGCCTATAAAAATACCAAAAGCAGATAGTATATATTGGAAAGAAAAATTTAAAGCAAAAGTACAAAAACATTCACCTGATCAAGTGTCAGTGGAACTACCTTAGCTCCACCTCTAACTTCCCCCTTCCGCAACCGTACCTGAAAAAACCTCGCAGTTTATTTCTCCGCAAAACTAACCTTCCATTGTCTAACGATAATTTCTATATCAATTATCCAAAACTACACCTCAAAATCGCAAACTAATAAGCTCAGCATAATCAGGTCTGCTATCTTATGTATCTATCCCGCTCTATTACATTCTAATACTACTAAATATTACTACATAACTTAAAGGCAATCTTCCAATGCTAAACAATATGAAGTTAACAAGAAGTCTATAGAATGAACAAAATATGAAGTGAACCTGAGCGAGAAATGCCTCGGCATCCTCTTGACGGAAGCACAATAATCCGATTGATTTAGCACCGTTAGGGTCCGAAATGAGCACGAATTCATTGTTAGAATTGCTAACAGTGTATACAGATGTTCCAATTAGTGTCTTAGCCACATAGTCTGAGCTCAAACCAGCGTTTTTAGTGACCTTATCTTGACGCTGCGACACAGAGGCGAATGGAAGAGATAGAGGATAAGAATGCGATGCCGGCAgcggcggcggcggcggcggaATAAAGTCGGCGGCGAATTTTGAAGTCAGCCGTTTGGCTTCGTCGAAACGAGTGGCGAGTTCGGCACCGAGTCGGGACCAGTGTTGGTGGACGAAGGTGGAAAGAGAGAGCAGAGGACTACTGGAGGGTCCGAATCCGATTGAGGGTTTGGACTCCATTGTTGTTCAGTGAGAAGGGGGGAACGGAATTCGGAGAAGAAGGCTTTCATATTTCAAGTTTGGGCTTCAGTTCTACCTGGGTTTATCATTAAGTCCAGCTGTCGTTGGATCTACATAACCCATCTCCAAAAACCCATTATTGTTTGTCCACTGGGCTGAGTCAGGCTTTGGGGATTGAGTATCTTAGACATTAGTTAGCAAAAATATTTgagtgaaaatagcacgggctaaccAGTTTTTgaactggtaattaaaaaatagctaatattttgctgcaacacatAAAATTTCAGCacaatatactggagattgatgcaTCTGTAtctgaacttccagcatattatgatggaactccaacacacggaaagttccagcataatatattggagattggagcacttgtgtatgaacttccagcatattatgccggaccagtatattatactggaactccagtatattatgctggaagtccagtatattatactggaactccagtatattatgttaaaAGTCCAGTATACTATGTTGcaagtccagtatattatactgaaatattttccggattttgaacaatattttcattcagatttatctttacataaaaagtggctaaatttcgattacttttgaaattgtggctattttttaattaccacttgtaaatctggctatttctgAATTTCACCCAAtatttgaagaattaacccaactAGTTATCCACCCaatcgcttaaactaaaaatagctggtagaggtataatatatgcataatttttgTATTATATGTGTTTAAAtatgtataatcaatatataaactatgtatatggctagaaaagaATCAACAATGAATATCGCTGGccatttgtgtaaagatcccaatATTTCTACTTGGGTAACTGCGAATAGTTCTATAAGGCT
This region of Nicotiana tomentosiformis chromosome 4, ASM39032v3, whole genome shotgun sequence genomic DNA includes:
- the LOC104118072 gene encoding protein TIC 22, chloroplastic, with amino-acid sequence MESKPSIGFGPSSSPLLSLSTFVHQHWSRLGAELATRFDEAKRLTSKFAADFIPPPPPPLPASHSYPLSLPFASVSQRQDKVTKNAGLSSDYVAKTLIGTSVYTVSNSNNEFVLISDPNGAKSIGLLCFRQEDAEAFLAQVRLRKGEVRGGAKVVPLTLDQVYMLKVEGIAFRFLPDPVQVQNAIELKASDVKTGFDGVPVFQSDLLVVKKRNRRYCPIYFRKEDIEKELSSRASRGGASQHIMVGSLEDVLKKMEISQRHSGWEDLIFIPPGKSHSQHIQDVAKA